A DNA window from Flavisolibacter ginsenosidimutans contains the following coding sequences:
- a CDS encoding RagB/SusD family nutrient uptake outer membrane protein, whose protein sequence is MKKLNYVINILLVLVVVSSCKKALEVDPISTITSASFFKTQDDITGALRGMYYNLRLSATSDMFFLGEGRSEVLTSAAAGTTGLDKYYKNTLTVSNPGPNWMSFYTTINSANLILKYAPNITFTSEAAKNNALAEAYTMRAFNYFVLVRSWGGVPIRTEPTESYDPATIQIARSSVADVFKLIKSDLDKALSLYAGNTPSASRSSWSKPAANALKADVYLWTGKVLNGGTADFTTALNALNDISSSDFTLLPSYSDIFSYTNKGNKEVLMSVRFQLLDVPANTGFNYWMNMAVRVISNVSPTTLAAIGTLASSPAENIMQIAPAVRSQFTTDDQRRNGTFYEIYDNSNNYVTSITTKGNGVVSSGVRSFYTDVMIYRYAEVLLLKAEAKNALGQDPSAEINQVRQRAYGSNYSSHVFVNGTQAQNDAAILKERLLELATEGKRWWDLIRFGQVFNLVPSMQGKSADLLLFPIGVTIRSLEPLVTENPGWQ, encoded by the coding sequence ATGAAAAAGCTGAACTACGTGATCAATATCTTGCTTGTTTTGGTGGTGGTAAGCTCCTGCAAAAAGGCGCTTGAGGTAGACCCCATAAGCACTATTACCTCCGCTTCTTTTTTTAAAACGCAAGACGATATAACGGGCGCCCTGCGGGGTATGTATTATAACCTGCGCCTTTCGGCCACAAGCGACATGTTTTTTTTAGGCGAAGGCCGAAGCGAAGTGCTGACATCGGCCGCTGCGGGCACGACGGGCCTCGACAAGTATTACAAAAACACGCTAACGGTGAGCAACCCCGGACCGAACTGGATGAGTTTTTATACGACGATCAATTCCGCAAATCTTATTCTTAAATACGCACCCAACATTACGTTCACTTCCGAAGCGGCAAAGAACAATGCCCTGGCGGAAGCTTATACCATGCGTGCCTTTAATTATTTTGTGCTGGTAAGAAGCTGGGGCGGCGTACCCATTCGGACAGAGCCGACTGAATCCTATGACCCTGCCACCATTCAAATTGCCCGTTCTTCAGTAGCGGATGTTTTCAAATTGATCAAAAGCGATTTGGACAAGGCTCTCTCCCTTTACGCAGGCAACACCCCGTCGGCAAGCCGTTCGTCTTGGAGTAAGCCTGCAGCAAATGCCCTAAAGGCCGATGTGTACTTATGGACAGGCAAGGTCTTAAATGGCGGAACGGCTGATTTTACAACGGCTTTAAATGCGCTGAATGATATCTCTTCTTCCGATTTCACCCTGCTTCCCAGCTACAGCGATATTTTTAGTTACACAAACAAAGGCAACAAAGAAGTTTTGATGAGTGTGCGGTTTCAATTGCTCGATGTGCCGGCAAATACAGGCTTTAATTACTGGATGAACATGGCGGTGAGGGTTATCTCCAATGTGTCGCCAACAACACTTGCTGCGATCGGTACTTTGGCGTCTAGCCCTGCAGAAAACATCATGCAAATTGCACCGGCTGTACGCAGCCAATTTACCACCGACGACCAACGGCGCAACGGGACGTTTTATGAGATTTACGATAACTCGAATAACTACGTCACTTCTATTACCACCAAGGGCAACGGCGTCGTCAGCAGCGGTGTTCGCAGCTTTTATACCGATGTGATGATTTACCGCTACGCAGAGGTTTTGCTGCTAAAAGCCGAAGCGAAAAATGCACTCGGTCAGGATCCGTCAGCTGAAATAAACCAAGTGAGGCAACGGGCTTACGGCAGCAACTACAGCAGCCATGTTTTTGTGAACGGCACGCAAGCACAAAACGATGCGGCCATTCTGAAAGAACGATTGTTGGAACTGGCTACAGAAGGCAAGCGTTGGTGGGATCTCATTCGCTTTGGTCAGGTGTTTAACCTGGTGCCTTCCATGCAGGGCAAATCCGCCGATTTGTTGTTATTCCCCATCGGCGTAACCATTCGAAGTCTTGAACCGTTGGTCACGGAAAACCCCGGTTGGCAATAA
- a CDS encoding 6-bladed beta-propeller, producing MERIIGHNNHRYTVDKKWGSRYGNHYSVNDCHEMVIDKNGRLFLLTNEVKNNILVYNKDGRIIDSWGRDYPGGHGLSLHEQGGEEVIFISDHDRHQVIKTDLRGRVLMILDCPKEAGLYSAAEQFLPTETAIADNGDIYVTDGYGLQYVIQYNNKGEYIRHWGGRGNNNEQFDCVHGIAIDNRRSDKKTLLITSRNQNCFKRFTMDGQYIETINLPGSFVCRPVIKDDYLYAAVFRSGSNTAFGSGYITVLDKENKVVSTPGGSAPEYVNGSLLPQHQEEKIFIHPHDVCIDDDKNIYVCQWKAGKTFPLKLQCIA from the coding sequence ATGGAAAGAATCATTGGTCACAACAATCACCGGTATACAGTAGACAAAAAATGGGGCTCCCGGTACGGAAATCATTATTCTGTCAACGATTGCCACGAGATGGTGATTGATAAAAACGGACGCTTGTTTTTATTGACTAACGAAGTGAAGAACAATATTCTTGTTTACAACAAAGACGGAAGGATCATTGATAGCTGGGGACGTGATTACCCCGGTGGACATGGGTTGAGTTTGCACGAGCAAGGGGGCGAAGAAGTCATTTTTATTTCCGATCACGACCGTCACCAGGTGATAAAGACTGATTTACGTGGACGGGTGCTGATGATTCTCGATTGCCCCAAAGAAGCGGGCCTGTATTCAGCTGCTGAACAATTCTTGCCCACCGAAACGGCCATTGCAGATAACGGCGACATTTATGTTACCGATGGCTACGGCCTGCAGTATGTGATTCAATACAACAACAAAGGTGAATACATTCGGCACTGGGGCGGGCGGGGCAACAACAACGAACAGTTTGACTGCGTACACGGAATCGCAATTGACAACAGAAGAAGCGATAAGAAAACACTGCTGATTACCTCACGCAACCAGAATTGTTTCAAACGTTTTACGATGGATGGCCAATACATTGAAACAATCAATCTCCCTGGGTCTTTTGTATGCCGGCCCGTAATCAAAGACGATTATTTGTATGCGGCTGTTTTTCGTTCGGGTTCAAATACCGCCTTTGGCTCGGGTTACATTACCGTTCTTGATAAAGAAAATAAAGTTGTGTCAACGCCAGGCGGCTCTGCCCCCGAGTATGTAAATGGAAGCTTGTTGCCACAACACCAGGAAGAGAAAATTTTTATTCATCCGCATGATGTGTGTATAGACGATGACAAAAATATTTACGTGTGCCAATGGAAAGCAGGAAAAACCTTTCCACTAAAATTGCAATGTATTGCCTGA
- a CDS encoding dihydrodipicolinate synthase family protein, with amino-acid sequence MKPLKSTEIIGNWATIFLPIEEDESINYTKLSDQIDRLISMRPNGIYSNGTAAEFYNQTEDEFDAVNGLLAEKCNAAGQPFQIGCNHMSPKISLERLRRAVQLKPGAIQVILPDWFPPSFTEMLRFLERMAREAGDVGLVIYNPPHAKRKLLPEEYRKIKTEGIPVVGCKTAGGDEQWYAEMNGISDFSVFIPGSRMATGISRGAHGAYSNVACIHPLIAQQWYESMADDMPKALELEGRIQQFIQQVIVPLMTENAYADPAIDKLLSCLAGWADSGPRLRWPYQAVSRKEIILVRDACKKLLPEFFENV; translated from the coding sequence ATGAAGCCGTTAAAAAGTACTGAGATCATTGGCAACTGGGCAACGATTTTTCTGCCTATTGAAGAAGATGAAAGCATCAACTACACAAAACTTTCCGACCAAATAGACCGGCTCATCTCAATGCGTCCAAACGGCATTTACTCTAACGGAACGGCTGCGGAATTTTACAATCAAACCGAAGATGAATTTGATGCGGTAAACGGATTGCTGGCCGAGAAATGCAATGCTGCCGGCCAGCCATTTCAGATTGGTTGCAACCACATGAGCCCAAAGATTTCTCTCGAGCGTTTGCGCAGGGCCGTGCAGTTAAAGCCCGGTGCAATACAGGTCATATTACCTGATTGGTTTCCGCCTTCGTTTACGGAAATGCTTCGGTTTTTAGAACGCATGGCAAGAGAAGCCGGTGACGTAGGTTTGGTTATTTATAATCCCCCACATGCCAAACGTAAATTGCTGCCGGAAGAGTATCGCAAAATAAAAACGGAAGGGATCCCGGTTGTGGGTTGCAAAACAGCCGGCGGCGACGAACAGTGGTACGCTGAAATGAACGGCATTTCTGACTTCTCTGTTTTTATTCCGGGCAGCCGCATGGCAACGGGCATCAGTCGCGGTGCACACGGCGCTTATTCTAATGTGGCGTGTATTCATCCGCTTATTGCGCAACAATGGTACGAAAGCATGGCCGACGATATGCCAAAAGCATTGGAGTTGGAAGGCCGCATTCAACAATTTATTCAGCAAGTAATTGTGCCGCTGATGACTGAAAATGCTTATGCCGATCCGGCCATTGACAAACTGCTTTCCTGCCTTGCCGGTTGGGCGGACAGTGGCCCGCGTTTGCGATGGCCGTATCAAGCGGTAAGCAGAAAGGAAATCATTTTAGTAAGGGATGCATGCAAAAAGCTACTGCCTGAATTTTTCGAAAATGTTTGA
- a CDS encoding aldo/keto reductase — MKTKAAIGLGCVTFGREIDKAASFKMMDHALGKGIKMFDTAAAYGNGASEEIIGHWLKTRQRSGLVIATKILPPFDLLNIATSVENSLKRLGVDAIDILYLHRWDESCETPECLSALDNLLRAGKVKALGASNFSAKQLENLLQLQEQYSYSTFQFVQNNHNLAVSDIDDAFRRVCVENNIEIVTYSPLGAGFLTGKYGQDVQSGSRFDLVPGHQNIYFQDAAFKRLERLRSVAARTGYTPVHLALAWALHQDVSTVLVGGRTTQHLDQAFKALSFFDAALFAELEG, encoded by the coding sequence ATGAAGACAAAGGCTGCTATCGGCTTAGGTTGTGTGACCTTTGGAAGAGAGATTGATAAAGCGGCTTCTTTCAAAATGATGGATCATGCTTTGGGCAAAGGGATTAAAATGTTTGACACAGCGGCGGCTTATGGCAATGGCGCATCGGAAGAAATAATAGGACACTGGCTTAAAACAAGACAACGATCCGGGTTGGTTATCGCGACCAAAATTTTGCCTCCCTTTGATCTCTTGAACATAGCCACTTCTGTAGAAAACAGTTTGAAACGTCTGGGTGTTGATGCGATTGACATCTTGTACCTGCACCGCTGGGATGAAAGCTGTGAAACGCCAGAATGTTTATCAGCACTGGACAATTTGCTTCGTGCAGGAAAAGTAAAGGCTTTAGGCGCTAGTAATTTTTCTGCTAAACAACTTGAAAATTTATTGCAACTGCAAGAACAGTATTCTTATTCAACCTTCCAGTTCGTACAAAACAATCACAACCTTGCTGTTAGTGATATTGATGATGCTTTTCGGCGGGTTTGTGTTGAGAATAATATTGAGATAGTAACTTATAGTCCTTTGGGAGCGGGATTTCTCACTGGCAAATACGGCCAAGATGTTCAGTCGGGCAGCCGGTTTGACCTCGTGCCTGGGCATCAAAACATTTACTTTCAGGATGCAGCTTTCAAAAGACTCGAACGTCTTCGCTCAGTGGCCGCACGTACAGGCTACACGCCGGTTCATTTGGCCTTGGCCTGGGCACTTCACCAAGATGTTTCGACGGTGCTTGTTGGCGGCCGCACAACACAGCATCTTGATCAGGCATTTAAAGCCTTGTCTTTTTTTGATGCCGCCCTTTTTGCCGAATTAGAAGGGTAG
- a CDS encoding NAD-dependent succinate-semialdehyde dehydrogenase: MSIQSINPINGETVKTYKEDSTEQIRQKIEAAQVAWQDWRRTSFEERRTLLAKAGTVLRERKNELAELMAIEMGKPLKDGVSEIDKCASVCDYYAANGEGFLKDEEIKTEASNSFVSFQPLGVVLAIMPWNFPFWQTFRFLAPGLTAGNCGLLKHASNVPGCALVIEEILLQAGFPKGVFQTLMIGSKAVKEVIAHPHIKAVTLTGSTNAGIQVAQQAASLLKKTVLELGGSDPYIILEDADLEAAAETCALSRLINNGQSCIAAKRFIVVKSVEEKFTALFKERMAARITGDPFDAKTDLGPMARIDLRDELHKQVLENVKAGAKLILGGTLPADSENDAFYTPTILTGMKKGMPAYTEEIFGPVASIISANDVAEAVQIANDTPFGLGAAVFTADISLGEKIAREELQAGSCFVNTNVRSDPRLPFGGINQSGYGRELGLFGIHEFVNVKTVLVK; encoded by the coding sequence ATGAGCATACAATCCATCAACCCCATTAACGGGGAAACGGTAAAAACCTATAAAGAAGATTCAACGGAACAAATACGGCAAAAGATTGAAGCGGCTCAGGTAGCCTGGCAAGACTGGCGACGCACCTCGTTTGAAGAACGAAGAACGTTGTTGGCAAAAGCAGGGACAGTATTGCGTGAACGAAAAAATGAACTGGCCGAACTGATGGCAATCGAGATGGGCAAACCGTTAAAAGACGGTGTTTCAGAGATTGACAAATGCGCCTCGGTTTGCGATTACTATGCCGCTAACGGTGAAGGTTTTTTGAAGGATGAAGAGATAAAAACAGAAGCGTCAAATAGCTTCGTCAGTTTTCAGCCGTTAGGTGTTGTATTGGCCATCATGCCCTGGAATTTTCCGTTCTGGCAAACCTTCCGCTTTTTAGCGCCGGGATTAACGGCAGGGAACTGCGGCTTGCTTAAACATGCCTCCAACGTGCCGGGTTGTGCGTTGGTGATTGAAGAAATTTTATTACAGGCAGGTTTTCCAAAAGGCGTATTTCAAACCCTAATGATTGGCAGCAAAGCTGTGAAGGAAGTTATTGCGCACCCCCATATAAAAGCTGTTACGCTTACCGGCAGCACCAACGCAGGCATACAGGTAGCGCAACAAGCAGCTTCGCTCCTAAAAAAGACGGTACTGGAATTGGGTGGCAGCGACCCATACATCATCCTGGAAGATGCCGATCTGGAAGCCGCAGCCGAAACCTGTGCGCTCAGCCGTTTAATCAACAACGGGCAAAGCTGCATTGCTGCCAAACGATTTATCGTGGTGAAAAGCGTGGAAGAAAAGTTCACGGCGTTGTTTAAAGAGCGAATGGCGGCCCGCATCACCGGCGATCCTTTTGATGCAAAAACAGACCTCGGCCCGATGGCACGCATTGATCTCCGGGATGAATTGCACAAACAGGTTTTGGAAAATGTAAAGGCCGGCGCCAAATTAATCCTGGGTGGCACACTTCCTGCCGACAGCGAAAACGATGCGTTTTATACGCCAACAATTTTAACCGGCATGAAAAAAGGAATGCCGGCTTACACCGAAGAAATCTTTGGACCGGTTGCTTCTATCATTTCTGCAAACGACGTTGCCGAAGCGGTACAAATAGCCAATGATACGCCGTTCGGATTGGGTGCCGCCGTGTTCACGGCCGATATTTCGCTGGGTGAGAAAATTGCCCGCGAAGAATTGCAGGCCGGCTCCTGCTTTGTGAACACCAATGTGCGAAGCGATCCGCGGCTGCCTTTTGGCGGCATCAATCAATCAGGGTATGGACGTGAACTTGGCTTGTTTGGCATCCACGAGTTTGTAAACGTCAAAACAGTTTTGGTAAAGTAG
- a CDS encoding iron-containing alcohol dehydrogenase yields MQAIRIAPSPLTHIGWGALEKLDDEIERFGNRMLVVADPVLKNIGLLDKLTSRLAKQDFHVDVYTDVIPEPLVETGEKLVQHARSGNYDLVIGIGGGSALDLAKLAAVFVKNEGEVKDYLNLSGTRKLADKGLPKILIPTTSGTGAEVTNISVLALQNTKDVITHDYLLADVAVVDPELTVTVPPRVTAATGADALTHAIEAFLSVNANSYSDGHALQAIKLIGASLKKAVANGSDREARTAMSYGSYLAGLSFFNAGVGAIHALAYPLGGQFHLAHGESNAVLIPYVLGYIRKTCSSRLALILPALTGQHHELPEEEASVKCIEVLATLMKDIGIPQTLGGYQIPPEAAKALAQDGIKQKRLLARCPMPLTEEQIFDIYSAAFAGTIRTA; encoded by the coding sequence ATGCAAGCTATCAGAATTGCTCCTTCTCCCCTCACCCACATCGGCTGGGGCGCACTGGAAAAATTAGATGATGAAATAGAACGCTTCGGCAACCGCATGTTGGTGGTGGCTGATCCTGTATTAAAAAACATCGGCCTTCTTGACAAGCTCACATCACGTTTGGCCAAACAGGATTTTCACGTTGACGTCTACACGGATGTGATTCCCGAACCCTTGGTGGAAACAGGCGAAAAGTTAGTGCAACATGCACGTTCCGGCAATTATGATTTGGTAATTGGAATTGGCGGCGGCAGTGCATTGGACCTGGCAAAACTGGCCGCTGTCTTCGTCAAAAACGAAGGCGAGGTAAAAGACTATCTTAACCTTTCCGGTACACGAAAATTAGCAGACAAAGGACTTCCCAAAATACTAATTCCGACCACATCGGGCACCGGTGCTGAAGTAACGAATATCTCGGTGTTGGCGCTCCAAAATACAAAGGATGTGATCACACACGATTATCTCCTTGCCGATGTTGCCGTTGTGGATCCCGAATTAACGGTGACCGTTCCGCCGAGAGTAACGGCAGCTACAGGTGCTGATGCGTTAACACATGCCATCGAAGCCTTTCTTTCTGTCAACGCAAATTCTTATTCAGACGGCCATGCTTTGCAAGCGATAAAGCTCATTGGCGCATCACTAAAAAAAGCCGTAGCCAACGGCAGCGACAGGGAAGCAAGAACAGCCATGTCGTATGGCAGTTATCTTGCCGGGCTATCATTTTTCAATGCAGGTGTGGGTGCCATTCATGCCTTGGCTTACCCATTGGGCGGACAGTTTCACCTAGCTCACGGCGAATCCAATGCAGTGCTTATTCCCTACGTGTTGGGCTATATACGAAAAACCTGTTCGTCGCGACTGGCACTTATCCTGCCGGCACTCACCGGACAACATCACGAGTTGCCGGAAGAAGAAGCATCGGTAAAATGCATTGAAGTGCTGGCTACACTGATGAAAGATATTGGCATACCGCAAACACTCGGTGGCTACCAAATTCCGCCCGAAGCAGCAAAGGCATTGGCGCAAGATGGGATTAAGCAAAAACGCCTGCTTGCACGGTGTCCTATGCCTTTAACCGAAGAGCAGATTTTTGATATTTATAGCGCTGCGTTCGCCGGAACCATTAGAACGGCATGA
- a CDS encoding AraC family transcriptional regulator, translated as MKAIEQRLPQEFDKSFIVFRETGQYFPCPWHYHPEFELVLITSSTGRRMVGDHIGYFEKDDLVFMGPKLPHVWMNDSEYINGEADCFADGIVIQFVENFLGDKFLNIPEMAGLKKMLELSGRGMVIKGQTKEKINSLMKEMVNMNGLQRLSALFTIFDYLATTTEYELLASPGYVQKTTVQCSDRFNKVTEYIMRNFDSDITLPEVASVSNMAITTFCNFFKEHYRVTFIEYLNTVRVGYACKLLAEKNKNVVEAAYESGYKNLANFNRQFKKIKNMTPTEYRRTVNME; from the coding sequence ATGAAAGCCATTGAACAACGACTGCCACAGGAATTTGATAAGTCATTCATTGTCTTTCGGGAAACAGGCCAATATTTTCCTTGTCCCTGGCATTATCATCCCGAATTTGAATTGGTGCTTATAACCAGCAGCACCGGAAGGCGAATGGTGGGTGACCATATTGGTTATTTTGAAAAAGATGATCTTGTGTTTATGGGTCCCAAACTGCCTCATGTTTGGATGAACGATTCGGAATACATTAACGGCGAAGCGGATTGTTTTGCAGACGGCATCGTGATCCAGTTTGTCGAAAACTTTTTGGGCGATAAATTTTTGAACATACCTGAAATGGCGGGCCTAAAGAAGATGCTGGAACTGTCAGGCCGCGGTATGGTTATTAAAGGCCAAACCAAAGAGAAAATTAATTCATTAATGAAGGAAATGGTAAATATGAATGGTCTTCAACGACTGTCAGCACTGTTTACCATCTTTGATTATTTGGCTACTACTACGGAATACGAATTACTGGCCAGTCCGGGTTATGTGCAGAAAACAACGGTGCAATGCTCCGACCGTTTTAATAAAGTAACGGAGTACATCATGCGGAATTTTGACAGCGACATTACGCTCCCGGAGGTTGCATCCGTATCGAACATGGCCATCACGACGTTTTGCAACTTTTTTAAAGAACATTACCGCGTAACTTTTATCGAATATTTGAATACCGTACGCGTTGGCTATGCCTGCAAACTGCTGGCGGAAAAAAATAAAAACGTGGTTGAAGCAGCCTATGAAAGCGGGTATAAAAACCTCGCAAATTTCAACCGGCAATTCAAAAAGATAAAGAACATGACACCAACCGAATACCGCCGAACGGTAAACATGGAGTAA
- a CDS encoding RidA family protein — protein sequence MEKRKINHPQRNPQFETGAYSDGVVVGDLLFVSGQASVDFATSKFILGTIEEETERTLQNIKAILEAAGATMNDVVKCTVHLADINEFDRYNKVYATFFSGIRPARTTVQSVLAEGLKVEIDCIVKLLR from the coding sequence ATGGAAAAAAGGAAAATAAATCATCCCCAGCGAAACCCCCAATTTGAAACAGGCGCTTATTCGGATGGAGTTGTCGTAGGCGATCTTCTTTTTGTTAGCGGGCAAGCGTCGGTTGATTTCGCAACGTCAAAATTTATATTGGGAACAATAGAAGAAGAAACGGAACGCACCTTGCAAAACATCAAAGCCATTTTAGAAGCAGCCGGCGCTACAATGAACGATGTGGTAAAGTGCACGGTACACCTTGCCGACATCAACGAATTTGATCGCTACAACAAGGTGTACGCAACGTTTTTTAGCGGCATACGTCCGGCACGGACAACGGTGCAATCGGTACTAGCGGAAGGCTTGAAAGTAGAAATTGATTGCATTGTAAAACTTCTCCGATAA
- a CDS encoding 3-hydroxyacyl-CoA dehydrogenase family protein encodes MNRSTNPEAIEVGVVGLGLMGSSIVVSLLMAGHKVKAVAPISADMQQVRGRILGHLEECREARLLDEHPYPYEKNLAITEDYNTLVNCVLVFECVIEDLRIKAAVYNKIAVVVQSDAVIASNTSAIAITTLQSLVPNPERFLGIHWAEPAYATRFMEITCGDKTCMSYAEWVFELAHRWGKEPTLLRKDIRGFITNRLMYAVYREIMHLVEAGRISMEDADKAFRYDAGSWMTFMGVFRRMDYCGLADWATILKNILPTLSNESRVPHVMQQMVDDNARGTQNLKGLYPYSSEEAKEWEEAFAVFNKEIFRLAALYPSSRKEPVKQSA; translated from the coding sequence ATGAACCGTAGCACAAATCCGGAAGCTATTGAAGTCGGCGTTGTGGGCCTTGGACTCATGGGTAGCAGCATTGTTGTGTCGCTGCTAATGGCGGGGCATAAAGTGAAAGCGGTTGCGCCCATCTCTGCCGATATGCAGCAAGTACGAGGCCGCATTCTTGGTCATCTGGAGGAGTGTCGTGAAGCGAGGCTTTTAGATGAACACCCTTATCCATACGAAAAAAATCTTGCGATTACAGAAGACTACAACACGCTTGTGAATTGCGTCCTTGTGTTCGAATGCGTGATTGAAGATCTTCGCATCAAAGCCGCTGTTTACAATAAAATTGCAGTGGTTGTACAATCCGATGCGGTGATTGCTTCCAACACATCCGCCATTGCCATTACAACGTTGCAAAGTCTTGTGCCGAATCCTGAGCGCTTTCTTGGCATCCACTGGGCCGAACCTGCTTATGCCACTCGCTTCATGGAAATTACCTGCGGCGATAAAACCTGCATGAGCTATGCGGAATGGGTGTTTGAACTGGCACATCGTTGGGGTAAAGAACCCACGCTGTTGCGCAAAGACATTCGCGGTTTCATTACCAATCGTTTGATGTATGCGGTGTACCGTGAGATCATGCACTTGGTGGAAGCCGGTCGAATCAGCATGGAAGATGCCGACAAAGCTTTTCGCTACGACGCCGGTTCTTGGATGACCTTCATGGGCGTTTTTCGCAGAATGGATTATTGTGGGTTGGCGGATTGGGCAACGATTTTGAAAAACATTTTGCCAACACTTTCCAACGAAAGCCGTGTGCCGCACGTGATGCAGCAAATGGTTGACGACAATGCAAGAGGCACGCAAAATTTAAAAGGCTTGTATCCTTATTCATCAGAAGAAGCGAAAGAATGGGAAGAAGCCTTCGCCGTTTTCAACAAAGAAATTTTCCGCCTGGCTGCGCTTTATCCGTCTAGCAGAAAAGAGCCAGTAAAGCAATCAGCGTAA
- a CDS encoding aspartate aminotransferase family protein: MSENRYKKSGELLERAKKVLAGGVSSEFRKYNYPHALFYTHGKGSRVYDADGNEYLDFTLSQGPLILGHSHPHVLNCVNEYSENGQLFAGQHLREIELAEKISQLIPSAELMRFCLDGSEAVHTAFRIARAKTGRQKFLRFEGHYHGWLDNVCWGLSAKSPEDLGSRESPNVFPWTQGLPQGSRDEFIVLPWNDLQLLKETLAKHHDEIAAIITEPVMCNNGCIVPNKGFLQGLRKLCDQYGITLILDEVITGFRLSLGGAQQHFGITPDLSIFAKAIASGYPLSVIAGKREWLNLLEDGTVIQAGTMNSSNATVAAALATIEVLEKEKPYDRMFNLGQKLMNGLKQIAFEANQNLLIQGPGPMFHTGFTNLEAVKDYRDTLSYDKAKLGRFIAGMHDEGVRIIGRGLWYISAAHTAKDVEQAINTARIVLKNI; encoded by the coding sequence ATGAGCGAAAATCGTTATAAAAAATCAGGAGAACTGCTGGAGAGAGCCAAGAAAGTTTTGGCCGGCGGTGTGTCTTCTGAATTCAGAAAATACAATTATCCCCATGCTTTGTTTTACACGCACGGTAAAGGAAGTCGCGTGTATGATGCGGACGGAAACGAATACCTTGATTTTACGTTGAGCCAGGGGCCTTTGATCCTCGGTCATTCGCATCCGCATGTGTTGAATTGCGTGAACGAATATTCGGAGAACGGGCAACTTTTTGCTGGACAACATTTGCGTGAAATTGAGTTGGCAGAAAAAATCAGTCAACTCATTCCGTCGGCTGAACTCATGCGTTTTTGCCTGGATGGTTCCGAAGCGGTACACACGGCTTTTCGCATTGCCCGCGCAAAAACGGGCCGGCAAAAGTTCCTGCGTTTTGAAGGTCATTACCACGGCTGGTTGGACAATGTGTGTTGGGGACTTTCGGCAAAATCACCCGAAGACCTTGGCAGCAGAGAATCTCCCAATGTGTTTCCATGGACACAGGGTTTGCCGCAAGGCTCAAGAGATGAATTTATTGTTCTGCCTTGGAACGACCTTCAATTGCTTAAAGAAACACTTGCCAAACATCACGATGAAATTGCCGCCATCATCACCGAGCCAGTGATGTGCAACAACGGTTGCATTGTGCCAAACAAAGGTTTCTTGCAGGGCCTTCGAAAACTTTGCGACCAATACGGTATCACGCTCATTCTTGATGAAGTCATTACGGGCTTTCGTTTGTCACTCGGCGGCGCACAACAACACTTCGGCATTACACCCGACCTTTCCATTTTTGCCAAAGCCATCGCCAGTGGTTATCCTTTGAGTGTGATTGCCGGAAAAAGAGAATGGCTAAATCTGTTGGAAGACGGAACGGTAATACAAGCCGGCACCATGAACTCAAGCAACGCAACAGTGGCAGCGGCTCTTGCAACCATTGAAGTCTTAGAAAAAGAAAAGCCGTATGATCGGATGTTCAACCTGGGGCAAAAACTAATGAACGGCTTAAAGCAAATAGCCTTTGAGGCGAATCAGAATTTATTGATTCAAGGGCCCGGTCCGATGTTTCATACGGGCTTTACAAATTTAGAAGCGGTGAAAGATTACCGAGATACGCTTTCCTACGACAAGGCAAAGTTGGGCCGCTTTATTGCCGGCATGCACGACGAAGGCGTTCGCATCATTGGCCGTGGCTTGTGGTACATCAGCGCTGCACACACCGCGAAGGATGTTGAGCAGGCTATTAACACGGCTCGCATTGTTTTGAAAAACATTTAA